In a single window of the Raphanus sativus cultivar WK10039 chromosome 9, ASM80110v3, whole genome shotgun sequence genome:
- the LOC108827419 gene encoding galactinol synthase 2 has translation MALEIDSKFTGPLIANGGEKRAYVTFLAGNGDFVKGVVGLAKGLRKVKSMYPLVVAVLPDVPEDHRRQLVEQGCVVKAIEPVYPPENQTEFAMAYYVINYSKLRIWKFVEYSKMIYLDGDIQVFHNIDHLFDLPNGHFYAVKDCFCEKTWSHTPQNKIGYCQQCPEKVTWPAELGPKPPLYFNAGMFVYEPNLYTYHNLLETLEVVPPTPFAEQDFLNMYFRDIYKPIPVVYNLVMAMLWRHPENVELDKVKVAHYCAAGSKPWRFTGKEPNMGREDIKMLVKKWWDIYNDEALDYKNITSDKGGDDHKKQFVKALSEAGVLQYVKAPSAA, from the exons ATGGCACTTGAGATCGACAGCAAATTCACCGGACCACTCATAGCTAACGGTGGAGAAAAAAGAGCTTACGTGACTTTCCTCGCTGGAAACGGAGACTTCGTGAAAGGAGTGGTGGGTCTTGCTAAAGGGCTAAGGAAAGTTAAGAGCATGTATCCACTTGTGGTGGCTGTATTGCCGGACGTACCAGAGGATCACCGGAGACAGCTGGTGGAGCAAGGCTGTGTCGTTAAAGCGATCGAGCCGGTTTACCCACCGGAGAATCAAACCGAGTTTGCCATGGCTTATTACGTTATCAACTATTCTAAGCTTCGTATTTGGAAG TTTGTGGAGTATAGCAAGATGATATACTTGGACGGAGACATTCAAGTGTTCCACAACATAGACCACTTGTTTGATCTCCCAAATGGCCACTTCTACGCAGTAAAAGATTGTTTCTGCGAGAAGACATGGAGCCACACGCCACAGAACAAGATAGGTTATTGCCAACAGTGTCCAGAAAAAGTGACTTGGCCGGCAGAGCTTGGTCCTAAGCCACCCTTGTACTTCAACGCTGGAATGTTCGTCTACGAGCCTAATCTTTACACTTATCATAATCTCTTGGAGACTCTGGAAGTTGTTCCTCCCACTCCATTTGCGGAACAG GATTTCTTGAATATGTATTTCAGGGACATATACAAGCCGATACCAGTAGTTTATAATTTGGTTATGGCTATGCTATGGAGACATCCAGAGAACGTAGAGCTTGACAAAGTTAAAGTTGCTCACTATTGTGCTGCTGGTTCTAAGCCTTGGAG ATTCACTGGAAAAGAGCCGAACATGGGGAGAGAAGATATCAAAATGTTGGTCAAGAAATGGTGGGACATATACAACGACGAGGCTCTTGATTACAAGAACATCACTAGCGACAAAGGAGGAGACGACCATAAGAAGCAGTTTGTCAAAGCTTTGTCGGAGGCCGGTGTGCTTCAGTACGTCAAAGCTCCATCTGCAGCTTAA